One Mycolicibacterium fortuitum subsp. fortuitum genomic window carries:
- a CDS encoding M16 family metallopeptidase yields the protein MNTTHVRRTDLPGGLRVVTEYIPSVRSASVGVWVGVGSRDEGRSVAGAAHFLEHLLFKATPTRSAVDIAQAVDAVGGELNAFTTREHTCYYAHVLDSDLELAVDLVADVVLRGRCATEDVEVERDVVLEEIAMRDDDPEDSLGDVFLSAMFGDHPVGRPVIGSVESIETMTRAQLHSFHVRRYTPERMIVAVAGNVDHDVVVSLVREHFGPRLEAGRSAVAPRKGSGRVGGKPSLLVVDRDGEQSHVSLGVRTPGRHWEHRWALSVLNTALGGGLSSRLFQQIRESRGLAYSVYSTVDTFADSGALSVYAGCQPERFDEVVRVTTEVLEGVARDGITADECRIAKGSLRGGLVLGLEDSGSRMHRIGRGELNYGEHRTIDHTLAQIEAVTLEEVNAVAHQLLSRDYGAAVLGPYSSKKALPQQLQTIAG from the coding sequence CTGAACACCACACATGTCCGCCGGACAGATCTGCCCGGCGGACTCCGGGTGGTCACTGAGTACATCCCGTCGGTGCGTTCGGCATCGGTCGGGGTGTGGGTGGGTGTCGGCTCCCGCGACGAAGGACGAAGCGTCGCGGGCGCCGCCCACTTCTTGGAGCATCTGCTGTTCAAGGCCACCCCGACGCGCAGCGCGGTCGACATCGCGCAGGCTGTCGATGCCGTCGGCGGTGAGCTGAACGCGTTCACCACGCGCGAGCACACCTGTTACTACGCGCATGTGCTCGACTCCGACCTGGAGCTCGCGGTCGACCTGGTCGCCGATGTCGTGTTGCGTGGGCGTTGTGCCACCGAGGATGTCGAAGTGGAGCGCGACGTCGTCCTCGAGGAGATCGCCATGCGTGACGACGATCCCGAGGACAGCCTCGGCGACGTGTTCCTCTCGGCGATGTTCGGCGATCACCCGGTGGGACGTCCGGTGATCGGCAGCGTCGAGTCGATCGAGACCATGACGCGTGCACAGCTGCATTCGTTCCACGTCCGGCGTTACACACCCGAACGGATGATCGTGGCGGTGGCCGGCAACGTCGACCACGACGTGGTGGTGTCGTTGGTCCGAGAGCATTTCGGCCCCCGGCTGGAGGCCGGACGTTCCGCGGTGGCTCCCCGTAAGGGCTCGGGACGGGTCGGTGGTAAGCCATCGCTGCTCGTGGTCGACCGCGACGGGGAACAGTCCCATGTCTCGCTGGGCGTTCGCACGCCCGGCCGGCACTGGGAGCACCGGTGGGCCCTGTCGGTGTTGAACACCGCGCTGGGAGGCGGGCTCAGTTCTCGTCTGTTCCAACAGATTCGCGAGTCCCGCGGCCTGGCCTACTCGGTGTACTCGACCGTGGACACCTTCGCCGACAGCGGGGCTCTGTCGGTGTATGCGGGATGTCAGCCGGAACGTTTCGACGAAGTGGTGCGGGTGACCACCGAAGTTTTGGAAGGTGTTGCCAGAGACGGGATCACCGCCGACGAATGCCGGATCGCCAAAGGCTCGTTGCGCGGTGGGCTGGTGCTCGGCCTGGAGGATTCCGGATCACGTATGCACCGGATCGGCCGTGGCGAGCTCAATTACGGTGAGCACCGGACCATCGACCACACGCTGGCCCAGATCGAGGCAGTCACTCTAGAAGAGGTCAACGCCGTCGCTCACCAGTTGCTGTCGCGGGACTACGGTGCCGCCGTACTCGGTCCCTATAGTTCGAAAAAGGCGCTGCCACAACAGCTTCAAACTATCGCCGGCTGA
- the bla gene encoding class A beta-lactamase, protein MTGLSRRNVLIGSLVAAAAVGAGVGGAAPAFAAPIDDQLAELERRDNVLIGLYAANLQSGRRITHRPDEMFAMCSTFKGYVAARVLQMAEHGEISLDNRVFVDADALVPNSPVTETRAGAEMTLAELCQAALQRSDNTAANLLLKTIGGPAAVTAFARSVGDERTRLDRWEVELNSAIPGDPRDTSTPAALAVGYRAILAGDALSPPQRGLLEDWMRANQTSSMRAGLPEGWTTADKTGSGDYGSTNDAGIAFGPDGQRLLLVMMTRSQAHDPKAENLRPLIGELTGLVLPSLL, encoded by the coding sequence ATGACCGGACTATCGCGACGCAACGTTCTGATCGGTTCGCTCGTGGCGGCAGCTGCCGTCGGTGCCGGCGTCGGTGGCGCCGCACCGGCATTCGCGGCACCGATCGATGACCAGCTGGCGGAACTGGAGCGTCGGGACAACGTCCTGATCGGCTTGTACGCAGCCAATCTGCAGTCTGGGCGGAGGATCACGCACCGTCCCGACGAGATGTTCGCGATGTGCTCGACGTTCAAGGGCTACGTCGCTGCGCGGGTGCTGCAGATGGCCGAGCACGGCGAGATCTCACTGGACAACCGGGTCTTCGTCGATGCGGATGCGCTCGTGCCGAACTCACCCGTCACCGAGACACGTGCCGGTGCCGAGATGACGTTGGCCGAGCTGTGCCAGGCGGCGCTGCAGCGCAGTGACAACACCGCGGCGAACTTGCTGCTGAAGACCATTGGCGGGCCTGCGGCTGTCACCGCCTTCGCCCGCAGCGTCGGCGATGAGCGCACCCGCCTGGACCGCTGGGAGGTAGAGCTGAACTCCGCGATACCCGGGGACCCGAGGGACACCAGCACGCCTGCGGCGCTGGCGGTCGGATACCGCGCGATTCTGGCCGGTGACGCACTGAGCCCGCCGCAGCGCGGCCTGTTGGAAGACTGGATGCGGGCCAATCAGACCTCGAGCATGCGTGCCGGGCTTCCGGAGGGCTGGACCACCGCGGACAAAACCGGCAGCGGCGATTACGGCAGCACCAACGACGCCGGAATCGCTTTCGGACCCGACGGACAACGGTTGCTGTTGGTGATGATGACGCGATCGCAGGCCCATGACCCCAAGGCCGAGAACCTGCGACCGCTCATCGGTGAGCTGACGGGGCTGGTGCTGCCGTCCTTACTCTGA
- a CDS encoding Hsp20/alpha crystallin family protein: protein MVNLPVAHQPRPLLPELSEFFAGITPFASLRPIFERNLMRIEDEVTEDHYELRAEIPGIDPAGDVQITVSDGQLTVKAERSERADTTARSEFSYGSFLRTVTLPAEADEDNITAGYDRGILTVRVPLTQNPAGARQIAIQSTENGSTAIESVEHSE from the coding sequence ATGGTCAACCTGCCCGTCGCACACCAGCCGCGCCCGCTACTTCCCGAGCTGTCGGAGTTCTTCGCCGGGATCACGCCGTTCGCCAGCCTGCGGCCGATCTTCGAGCGCAACCTCATGCGCATCGAGGACGAGGTCACCGAGGATCACTACGAACTGCGCGCCGAGATCCCTGGTATCGATCCGGCCGGCGACGTCCAGATCACCGTGTCCGACGGCCAACTGACGGTGAAGGCCGAGCGTTCGGAGCGCGCCGACACCACTGCGCGCTCGGAATTCTCCTACGGTTCCTTCCTGCGCACGGTGACGCTGCCCGCCGAGGCGGACGAGGACAACATCACCGCCGGATACGACCGCGGCATCCTGACCGTACGTGTGCCGTTGACACAGAACCCCGCCGGAGCCCGCCAGATCGCGATCCAGAGCACCGAAAACGGTTCGACGGCAATCGAATCCGTCGAGCACTCAGAGTAA
- a CDS encoding DUF4334 domain-containing protein gives MVAGVLQELFTIVPTTTAEALDVFDAAAAVQPDAMLGTWHGAELPTGHPMDGLLAASGWWGKQFLDGESVHPLLFPAGDGATLWALNPALAFGGLAVSNKVPLLRNRSMVAPIAALRPVLQTRSPKARLRTTRYRGVDTATMIYDQLPINDVFRRLSDDAVIGAMDLRNSPKPYFFVLRRDDSLRVT, from the coding sequence ATGGTGGCAGGCGTGCTGCAAGAGCTGTTCACCATCGTGCCGACGACCACCGCCGAGGCGCTCGATGTCTTCGATGCGGCCGCGGCGGTGCAACCGGACGCCATGCTCGGCACCTGGCACGGCGCCGAACTCCCGACCGGACATCCGATGGACGGCCTGTTGGCAGCCAGCGGCTGGTGGGGCAAGCAGTTCCTCGACGGTGAGTCCGTCCATCCGCTGCTTTTCCCCGCTGGTGACGGCGCAACGCTGTGGGCCCTCAACCCAGCGCTGGCGTTCGGCGGGCTGGCCGTATCGAACAAGGTCCCGCTGCTGCGGAACCGGTCGATGGTGGCGCCCATCGCCGCTCTGCGTCCGGTGCTGCAGACCCGCTCGCCGAAGGCCAGGCTGCGCACGACGCGCTACCGCGGCGTCGACACCGCGACGATGATCTACGACCAGCTGCCCATCAACGACGTCTTCCGGCGCCTGTCGGACGACGCCGTCATCGGCGCGATGGATCTGCGCAACTCCCCCAAACCGTACTTCTTCGTCCTACGGCGCGACGACTCACTACGGGTGACCTAG
- the ald gene encoding alanine dehydrogenase, protein MLVGIPTEIKNNEYRVAITPAGVAELTRRGHDVVIQAGAGEGSAITDNDFKAAGAQIVTTADQVWAEAELLLKVKEPIAAEYSRMRKGQTLFTYLHLAASKECTDALLASGTTSIAYETVQTANPDGSVALPLLAPMSEVAGRLSAQVGSYHLMRTQGGRGVLMGGVPGVAPAEVVVIGGGVAGYNAARIARGMGAHVTVFDLNINTLRKIDNETNAGIETRYSSSLELEEAVKKADLVIGAVLIPGAKAPKLVTNSTVAHMKPGAVLVDIAIDQGGCFEDSRPTTHDDPTFAVHDTVFYCVANMPGSVPRTSTFALTNATMPYVLKLADKGWKAACAADPALAKGLSTHEGALLSEQVATDLDMTFTDPAAVLA, encoded by the coding sequence ATGCTCGTCGGTATCCCGACCGAGATCAAGAACAACGAGTACCGAGTGGCGATCACCCCGGCGGGCGTGGCCGAACTGACCCGGCGCGGCCACGACGTGGTCATCCAGGCCGGCGCCGGCGAGGGCTCGGCCATCACGGACAACGACTTCAAGGCCGCCGGCGCCCAGATCGTCACCACGGCCGACCAGGTCTGGGCCGAGGCTGAGCTGCTCCTCAAGGTCAAAGAGCCGATCGCGGCCGAGTACTCGCGTATGCGCAAGGGCCAGACATTGTTCACCTACCTGCACCTGGCGGCGTCGAAGGAATGCACCGACGCCTTGCTGGCCTCGGGCACGACCTCGATCGCCTACGAGACGGTGCAGACCGCCAACCCTGATGGATCAGTCGCGCTTCCTCTATTGGCTCCGATGAGCGAGGTGGCGGGTCGATTGTCCGCCCAGGTCGGTTCCTATCACCTGATGCGCACCCAGGGTGGTCGCGGCGTGCTGATGGGTGGCGTCCCCGGCGTCGCACCGGCCGAGGTGGTCGTCATCGGTGGTGGCGTGGCCGGCTACAACGCCGCCCGCATCGCCAGGGGTATGGGTGCCCACGTCACGGTGTTCGACCTGAACATCAACACGCTGCGCAAGATCGACAACGAGACCAATGCCGGCATCGAAACCCGTTACTCCTCGTCACTGGAGCTCGAGGAAGCCGTCAAGAAGGCCGACCTGGTGATCGGCGCGGTGCTGATCCCGGGCGCGAAGGCCCCCAAGCTGGTCACCAATTCGACGGTGGCCCATATGAAGCCGGGCGCAGTGCTGGTCGACATCGCCATCGACCAGGGCGGGTGCTTCGAGGATTCGCGGCCCACCACCCATGACGACCCGACGTTCGCCGTGCACGACACGGTGTTCTACTGCGTGGCCAACATGCCCGGCTCGGTGCCGCGCACGTCGACCTTCGCGCTGACCAACGCCACCATGCCGTACGTGCTCAAGTTGGCCGACAAGGGATGGAAGGCCGCCTGCGCAGCTGACCCGGCGCTGGCCAAGGGGCTCTCGACGCACGAAGGCGCGCTGCTGTCAGAACAGGTCGCCACAGACCTCGACATGACGTTCACCGATCCGGCCGCAGTGCTGGCCTGA